A genomic region of Magnolia sinica isolate HGM2019 chromosome 6, MsV1, whole genome shotgun sequence contains the following coding sequences:
- the LOC131248675 gene encoding uncharacterized protein LOC131248675, whose protein sequence is PNMKEVVKAEVLKLLDVGIIYPISDSQWDASYEWTEQCQEAFTKLKGTLTTAPIMQPPDWSLPFELMCDASDYALGAILGQRKDKRPYVIHYAKFDLEIKDKKGVENIVADHLSRLNTSDSLERTHINNMFPDEQLFRVSHSPWFADIANYLATGAIPTQWTVQDKKKFFTEVRNFFWDDPYLFKYCLDQILRRCVPDDEHQSVISFCHSQAFAVDYVTKWVEAIPCRTNDHRTVIKFLKENILSRFGTPRAIISDGGSHFCNKPFESLMKKYSISHRVSTPYHPQTS, encoded by the exons ccaaacatgaaggaagtggttaaggccgaggttcttaaactattggacgtaggcatcatataccctatatctgatagtcaatgg gatgcttcGTACgaatggactgagcaatgccaagaagctttcaccaagcttaagggcacgttaaccactgcacctatcatgcagccacccgactggagccttccttttgagcttatgtgcgacgcttctgattatgctcttggagcgattttaggccagagaaaagataagagaccctacgtcatccattacgcga aatttgatttggaaattaaagataaaaagggagtagaaaacattgtggccgatcacctttctcgccttaatacctctgattcccttgagaggACCCATATCAacaacatgttccctgatgaacaactgtttagagtctctcattcaccttggttcgctgatattgctaattatcttgctacaggtgccataccgacacaatggactgtgcaagataagaagaaattcttcaccgaggtgcgcaactttttctgggatgatccttatttatttaaatattgcctagaccaaatcctaaggagatgtgtaccagacgatgagcatcagagcgtcatctccttctgtcactcacaggcct tcgccgtggattatgtcactaaatgggttgaagcgattccgtgtcgaactaatgaccatcgcacggtcattaaattcctaaaagaaaacatcctttctcgattcggaacgcctcgagccatcattagtgatgggggctcacacttttgtaataaaccatttgagagcttaatgaagaaatacagtatctctcatagggtgagcaccccgtaccacccacagacaagt
- the LOC131248677 gene encoding brassinosteroid-responsive RING protein 1-like, with amino-acid sequence MGFPSIIYGIILPRPLVELLDLWAQLKLMLRLALFYLGLFDPTDQSSSWNDHGYPTVYCLSQSSPPITPESIKRRLPIVEFTDFVERSGMDEHDETICAVCLSDLEMRHEIRELCNCTHVFHVGCLDKWVDQGQVTCPMCRSKLLPEKDENRKGGDWWLVERISFLFGDDLMRDGN; translated from the coding sequence ATGGGTTTCCCTTCTATTATTTATGGCATTATACTGCCACGACCTCTTGTAGAACTTCTAGACCTGTGGGCCCAGCTCAAGCTCATGCTCAGATTGGCTCTTTTCTATCTTGGCCTCTTCGATCCGACCGATCAATCCAGTTCTTGGAACGATCACGGTTACCCGACCGTCTATTGCCTCTCGCAATCGTCGCCGCCGATCACACCTGAGTCGATCAAGAGGAGGCTCCCGATCGTAGAATTCACCGATTTCGTTGAGCGATCAGGCATGGATGAGCACGATGAGACGATCTGCGCCGTCTGCTTGAGTGATCTGGAGATGCGCCATGAGATCAGAGAGCTGTGCAATTGCACACATGTTTTCCACGTGGGGTGCTTGGATAAGTGGGTGGACCAAGGGCAAGTGACCTGCCCCATGTGTAGATCTAAGCTGTTGCCGGAGAAGGATGAGAACAGGAAGGGTGGAGACTGGTGGTTGGTGGagaggatttcttttctttttggtgaCGATTTAATGAGAGATGGGAATTGA